The genomic window GAGTATAATAATCTGCAGATAAATGTCAAGACAGCGCATCAGTCATGTCGATCCAGCACCCGGAGCATCCCCCTCACGACGGTCGACACTTCATGGAAAAGCCGCGTACCGTTCGCTTCGGTCATATCTTTGAGATATCGCTTGATATAGAACGGCGCTATCTCCCAGGCGATGTCATCCGTAACAAGCGCATCGGCATCGTTCTTCCCGCAGGGATCCAAAAGCGCGGCGAGCCGTGCGATGAGGGCGCCTGTGTCATGGGTCGCCGCCGGTGCCCGTACGGGAATGGCACGCTCTGCCGGCGGCGTCGCTCCGTTCCACACCGATATCGGAAGATTCGCCGAACGAGGCGTGACGGCATACACGGGCACAGCGACAGCGGAAAGTGAGGACGCGAACGCATCACGATATGCGGCAAGGATAGCGCTTGTACGAAGCAGTCCCCCGCGATGGTCATGACCCGCGATGGCTTCGCCCGCACGTTTCTCATTGCATGCCGTGAGCGGCGTAAGCTTCCCGGACAATGCCGTGTCCACTGCGTACGACGCACCGAATGCGCTGTGCGTACGCTCGTCAGGGTATCCGAAATCGGCAGCAGCGATATAGAGGGCTGACGGGTCCAGAAAACACGCTATCGAGAGCGCATCGACGATGACACTGCCGGACATCGGCAGCTCGAACATATCCGGGGCGATGGTACGCTCGATGACAGAACCCTGCGAAAAGAAATAGAGCTCATGCATCGACCGAAGCGGTATGCCGTAGGCGCTCAGCGCCGCGATGACAGGGATATCGGTGCCGCGAAGTACCGTGAGATGGAGCGATGAATAAAAACCGCCGTCGGTAGTGATGACAAGGTCCGGGCGTATACCGTGTTTCATGAGCGGTGCTGCAGCAGTTGCGACCGCTATTACCGAGCATGAAGACGCGAGTGCACGGACATCCGCCGCTCTCTCATCGACGGTAGGCCCTCCGCCGACAATGAGCGCCGGCCGCTTTCCACGGAGCATGCCTCGAAGTGCGGATAACGTACGGGCGCTGCGCTGCCGTGTATTACAGGCGGTGTTCATGGCCCAGCGAGATGCAAAGTAATAGTACGTCGTCATCGACATGAGCTTGCGTTTTGTGAGCGTTGCGATCAGCGTCTCGAGCTCTCGATAGTATTCCGGGGCGGTGTGCATGCTCCGCGGATGCGTTATGAACGCGGTCACATCGATACGGTAATCGGCGATGTCCGCATCGACGGTGCGAGCGGCATCGGCGGCTGATGCGCCGGCAATAACAACGGCGCGGGAAAGGAACGGCATGATCCGTGCAGAGAAAAGCTCTCGCAGAAGCGAGGCGTTCTTCTCGATGATGATGAACCGATGATGCGGATATCGCGCAGCATACTCCTCGATGTGATACATGCCGCCTGCGCCGATGAATACCGCGGATGCGATATATCCCCGGCCGCTCACGGCAGCATCGATGAACGCGCGCGACTCACGCACTGGATCATACCTCGACACGAGCGGCTGACCGCGATATGACACGGACACCGTGCTGATAGATGAAACAGTGACGTCGGGGTCGTGAACGGCATC from Spirochaetota bacterium includes these protein-coding regions:
- a CDS encoding 6-hydroxymethylpterin diphosphokinase MptE-like protein, which encodes MKALEENLTLLAGDARNRTSIPAIRDAVHDPDVTVSSISTVSVSYRGQPLVSRYDPVRESRAFIDAAVSGRGYIASAVFIGAGGMYHIEEYAARYPHHRFIIIEKNASLLRELFSARIMPFLSRAVVIAGASAADAARTVDADIADYRIDVTAFITHPRSMHTAPEYYRELETLIATLTKRKLMSMTTYYYFASRWAMNTACNTRQRSARTLSALRGMLRGKRPALIVGGGPTVDERAADVRALASSCSVIAVATAAAPLMKHGIRPDLVITTDGGFYSSLHLTVLRGTDIPVIAALSAYGIPLRSMHELYFFSQGSVIERTIAPDMFELPMSGSVIVDALSIACFLDPSALYIAAADFGYPDERTHSAFGASYAVDTALSGKLTPLTACNEKRAGEAIAGHDHRGGLLRTSAILAAYRDAFASSLSAVAVPVYAVTPRSANLPISVWNGATPPAERAIPVRAPAATHDTGALIARLAALLDPCGKNDADALVTDDIAWEIAPFYIKRYLKDMTEANGTRLFHEVSTVVRGMLRVLDRHD